In Amycolatopsis jiangsuensis, the following proteins share a genomic window:
- a CDS encoding VanZ family protein, with the protein MTNAQVTALEYGLIGFLAVWATILVPQLVLQLARHGGLRPRGILTTAGVVLYACLGLAVVFLPLPGPGTGALEQTVQLHPFQWIADIHTELLKHGLSTAHWFTSQTFQQVAMNVLLFVPLGLFARLLWRRGLVGALLIGGAVSLAVEITQVTANFGTAPFVYRIFDVDDLMTNTLGAGLGWIFAALLLALRAGSSTVHAQPAGSERIDLAKAR; encoded by the coding sequence ATGACGAACGCACAGGTCACCGCCCTCGAGTACGGACTCATCGGTTTCCTCGCCGTGTGGGCGACGATCCTGGTCCCGCAGCTGGTACTGCAGCTCGCGCGTCACGGCGGGCTCCGTCCGCGGGGCATCCTGACCACCGCGGGCGTCGTGCTCTACGCGTGCCTCGGGCTCGCCGTCGTCTTCCTGCCGCTGCCCGGCCCCGGCACCGGGGCGCTCGAGCAGACCGTGCAGCTGCATCCGTTCCAGTGGATCGCCGACATCCACACCGAGCTGCTGAAGCACGGGCTGTCCACGGCGCACTGGTTCACCTCGCAGACCTTCCAGCAGGTCGCGATGAACGTGCTGCTGTTCGTGCCGCTCGGCCTGTTCGCCCGGCTGCTGTGGCGCCGCGGACTGGTCGGCGCGCTGCTGATCGGTGGCGCGGTGTCACTGGCCGTCGAGATCACGCAGGTCACCGCGAACTTCGGCACCGCCCCGTTCGTCTATCGGATCTTCGATGTGGACGACCTCATGACCAACACCCTCGGCGCCGGTCTCGGCTGGATCTTCGCCGCGCTGCTGCTCGCTTTGCGCGCCGGCTCTTCAACCGTCCACGCGCAGCCGGCCGGGAGCGAGCGGATCGACCTCGCCAAGGCGCGCTAG
- the mug gene encoding G/U mismatch-specific DNA glycosylase, which produces MSGKPTKDELAAAYGTTIPDVLAPGLDVLFCGINPGLYSGAVGLHFARPGNRFWPALHAGGFTPRLLDPSEQTELLAAGLGITNVVARATARADELGDDELRLGGQALVAKVREYHPRWLAVVGITAYRIAFGEPKAKVGRQEHRIGGTRVWVLPNPSGLNAHWSGPRLGEAFGDLRRAEQAHRVQ; this is translated from the coding sequence ATGTCCGGCAAACCGACCAAGGACGAACTTGCCGCCGCGTACGGGACGACCATCCCGGACGTGCTGGCCCCCGGCCTGGACGTGCTGTTCTGCGGGATCAACCCCGGCCTGTACTCGGGTGCGGTGGGGCTGCACTTCGCCCGCCCGGGCAACCGCTTCTGGCCCGCCCTGCACGCCGGCGGCTTCACCCCGCGCCTGCTCGACCCGAGTGAGCAGACCGAGCTGCTCGCGGCGGGCCTCGGCATCACGAACGTCGTGGCGCGGGCCACGGCGCGAGCCGACGAACTCGGCGACGACGAACTCCGGCTCGGTGGGCAAGCTCTGGTCGCCAAGGTGCGCGAGTATCACCCGCGATGGCTGGCCGTCGTGGGGATCACCGCCTACCGGATCGCCTTCGGCGAGCCGAAAGCCAAGGTGGGACGACAGGAGCACCGGATCGGCGGCACGCGGGTCTGGGTCCTGCCCAACCCGAGTGGCCTCAACGCGCACTGGTCGGGGCCACGCCTGGGTGAGGCGTTCGGTGATCTCCGGCGCGCGGAACAAGCTCACCGCGTTCAGTAA
- a CDS encoding response regulator transcription factor, which translates to MRGIEPHRTPIAPGQPAGSRSLGVAVVDPIPLFREGVASMVHRTLGLHWSGQAASHHAAMQLCEQARPDVVILDSALDPNCHLVKMLNSGDPALVLVVLVRDGNRTQQYLAAAIGAGAHAIVPRAVDGRRMAESIRRAHTDRRYLDPALSALTARPKRQPSPRAALDDGQLVHPKGAMPLSRREYQVLQLVAEGLENSAIAKLLFLSVETVRTHVKSILRKLSARDRTHAVTIAFRSGILVPQIDDQAAVLPAQHSVARSTR; encoded by the coding sequence ATGCGTGGCATCGAGCCCCATCGAACGCCCATCGCACCGGGACAGCCGGCCGGCAGCCGCAGCCTGGGGGTGGCCGTGGTGGATCCGATCCCGCTTTTCCGGGAGGGGGTCGCGTCGATGGTGCACCGCACCCTCGGTCTGCACTGGTCCGGTCAGGCGGCGAGCCACCACGCGGCGATGCAGCTGTGCGAACAGGCGCGGCCGGACGTGGTGATCCTGGATTCCGCGCTGGACCCGAACTGTCACCTGGTGAAGATGCTGAACTCCGGCGATCCGGCGCTGGTGCTGGTCGTGCTGGTCCGCGACGGCAACCGCACCCAGCAGTACCTGGCGGCGGCGATCGGTGCCGGTGCGCACGCGATCGTGCCGCGGGCGGTCGACGGCCGGCGGATGGCCGAGTCGATCCGGCGGGCGCACACCGACCGGCGCTACCTCGACCCGGCCCTCTCGGCGCTCACCGCCCGGCCGAAGCGCCAGCCCTCGCCACGGGCCGCTCTCGACGACGGCCAGCTGGTCCACCCGAAGGGCGCCATGCCGCTGTCCCGGCGGGAGTACCAGGTGCTGCAGCTCGTGGCCGAGGGGCTGGAGAACTCGGCGATCGCGAAGCTGCTGTTCCTGTCCGTGGAAACCGTCCGGACGCACGTGAAGAGCATTCTGCGCAAGCTCTCCGCGCGAGATCGGACACACGCGGTGACCATCGCGTTCCGCAGCGGCATCCTCGTCCCCCAGATCGACGACCAGGCCGCGGTACTGCCCGCGCAGCACTCCGTGGCGCGCAGCACCCGGTGA
- a CDS encoding GNAT family N-acetyltransferase: protein MLMGKLVRLRALEPSDAESLYRWVHDDEVGQWMNSDYPRSLAQLRKRCEERKTNTYEAVVLGIEAVADGKLLGVIDLRDANPQEGRAELDVYLGEKDYWDGGYGTEAVKLLCRYGFNVMRLHLIALWVVAENERARHVYRKIGFVEDGRHRECFRGQDGKYHDMYLMSLLEGELND from the coding sequence ATGCTCATGGGGAAGCTGGTACGGCTGCGGGCGCTGGAACCCTCGGACGCGGAATCGCTGTACCGCTGGGTGCACGACGACGAGGTCGGCCAGTGGATGAACAGCGACTACCCGCGCTCGCTGGCACAGCTCCGCAAACGGTGCGAGGAGCGCAAGACCAACACCTACGAAGCGGTTGTGCTCGGCATCGAGGCGGTCGCCGACGGCAAGCTGCTCGGCGTGATCGACCTGCGGGACGCCAATCCCCAGGAAGGCCGGGCGGAGCTGGACGTCTACCTGGGCGAGAAGGACTACTGGGACGGCGGTTACGGCACCGAAGCAGTGAAGCTGTTGTGCCGCTACGGGTTCAACGTGATGCGGCTGCACCTGATCGCGCTGTGGGTGGTCGCGGAGAACGAACGCGCCCGGCACGTGTACCGCAAGATCGGCTTCGTCGAGGACGGCCGGCACCGCGAGTGCTTCCGCGGCCAGGACGGCAAGTACCACGACATGTACCTGATGAGCCTGCTCGAGGGCGAGCTGAACGACTGA
- a CDS encoding acyl-CoA dehydrogenase, with translation MGHYKSNVRDLEFNLFEVLGVQDRLGKGVLAESDEETARGVLSELNNLATGPLAESYADADRNPPVYDPKTFSVTIPESFKKSYRALVDGEWWRLGLTNDLGGFGLPPTVQWAAGELILGANAPLFMYLAGPNFAMIVDKNGTEEQKHWARLMIEGGWGATMVLTEPDAGSDVGAGRTKAVLQEDGSWHLDGVKRFITSAENDMVDNIMHLVLARPEGPGIESKPGTKGLSLFLVPKYHFDGETGELGERNGAFVTNIEHKMGIKVSTTCELTFGQHGTPAKGWLLGEVHNGIAQMFQVIEYARMMVGTKAIATLSTGYLNALEYAKERVQGSDLPNMLNKAAPRVTITHHPDVRRSLMLQKAYAEGMRAVYLYTASFQDQLWTGEGDEESLKLAHGVNDLLLPIVKGVGSERATEQLVQSLQTLGGSGFLQDYPIEQYIRDAKIDSLYEGTTAIQSMDFFFRKIVRDKGKALAYLAGEITKFIESDAGNGRLKNERALLKQALEDTQGMLGALIGYLTSSQEDPQNVNKVGQHTVRLLMSVGDLLVGWQLLNQAGVAITKLDDGASAKDKPFYEGKLAVASFFAKTVLPELTARRAIVEAADNALMEIDEAAF, from the coding sequence ATGGGCCACTACAAGAGCAACGTCCGCGACCTGGAGTTCAATCTCTTCGAGGTCCTCGGCGTGCAGGACCGCCTTGGCAAGGGTGTGCTCGCCGAGTCGGACGAGGAGACCGCGCGCGGGGTGCTCTCGGAGCTGAACAACCTGGCCACCGGCCCGCTCGCCGAGTCCTACGCCGACGCCGACCGCAACCCGCCGGTGTACGACCCCAAGACCTTCAGCGTGACGATCCCCGAGTCGTTCAAGAAGAGCTACCGGGCGCTGGTCGACGGCGAATGGTGGCGGCTCGGCCTCACCAACGACCTCGGCGGGTTCGGCCTGCCGCCCACCGTCCAGTGGGCCGCGGGTGAGCTCATCCTCGGCGCCAACGCTCCGCTGTTCATGTACCTCGCGGGCCCGAACTTCGCCATGATCGTGGACAAGAACGGCACCGAGGAGCAGAAGCACTGGGCCCGGCTGATGATCGAGGGCGGCTGGGGCGCCACCATGGTGCTGACCGAGCCGGACGCCGGTTCGGACGTGGGCGCCGGTCGTACCAAGGCCGTGCTGCAGGAGGACGGCTCCTGGCACCTCGACGGCGTGAAGCGGTTCATCACCTCGGCCGAGAACGACATGGTCGACAACATCATGCACCTCGTGCTCGCGCGTCCGGAGGGGCCGGGCATCGAGAGCAAGCCGGGCACCAAGGGCCTGTCGCTGTTCCTCGTGCCGAAGTACCACTTCGACGGCGAGACCGGTGAGCTCGGCGAGCGCAACGGCGCCTTCGTCACCAACATCGAGCACAAGATGGGCATCAAGGTGTCCACCACCTGCGAGCTGACCTTCGGCCAGCACGGCACGCCGGCCAAGGGCTGGCTGCTCGGCGAGGTGCACAACGGCATCGCGCAGATGTTCCAGGTCATCGAGTACGCGCGGATGATGGTCGGCACCAAGGCGATCGCGACGCTGTCCACCGGATACCTGAACGCGCTCGAGTACGCCAAGGAGCGCGTGCAGGGCTCCGACCTGCCGAACATGCTCAACAAGGCCGCGCCGCGGGTCACCATCACCCACCACCCGGACGTGCGTCGTTCGCTGATGCTGCAGAAGGCATACGCGGAAGGCATGCGCGCGGTGTACCTGTACACCGCCTCGTTCCAGGACCAGCTGTGGACCGGGGAAGGCGACGAGGAGTCGCTGAAGCTGGCGCACGGCGTGAACGACCTGCTGCTGCCGATCGTCAAGGGCGTCGGCTCGGAGCGGGCGACCGAGCAGCTGGTGCAGTCGCTGCAGACCCTGGGCGGTTCGGGCTTCCTGCAGGACTACCCGATCGAACAGTACATCCGCGACGCGAAGATCGACTCGCTGTACGAGGGCACCACCGCGATCCAGTCGATGGACTTCTTCTTCCGCAAGATCGTCCGCGACAAGGGCAAGGCGCTGGCCTACCTGGCAGGCGAGATCACGAAGTTCATCGAGTCCGACGCCGGCAACGGGCGGCTCAAGAACGAGCGTGCCCTGCTCAAGCAGGCGCTGGAGGACACCCAGGGCATGCTGGGTGCGCTGATCGGCTACCTCACCTCGTCGCAGGAGGACCCGCAGAACGTCAACAAGGTCGGCCAGCACACCGTGCGGCTGCTGATGTCGGTGGGCGATCTGCTGGTCGGCTGGCAGCTGCTGAACCAGGCCGGGGTCGCCATCACGAAGCTGGACGACGGTGCCTCGGCGAAGGACAAGCCGTTCTACGAGGGCAAGCTGGCCGTGGCGTCGTTCTTCGCCAAGACCGTGCTGCCCGAGCTGACCGCCCGCCGCGCCATCGTGGAGGCCGCGGACAACGCCCTGATGGAGATCGACGAAGCGGCCTTCTGA
- a CDS encoding bifunctional metallophosphatase/5'-nucleotidase: MRLFTRLSAATAAAVATVAFASAPASADQPIDVRLITLNDLHGNLEPPSGSSGEVTLPDGSMVAAGGAAYLATHVKQLESQVRNSVVLSSGDNIGASPVISALFHDEPTLEFLNELGVKASAVGNHEFDEGYQELLRTQLGGCHPTDGCQFEKTYPGTRFPILGSNVSFTNGLPALLPFTVQFSGGVPIGVIGATLQDLPSVVTPDSIKGLKFGDEAEAIDRTANLLDLLGVKAQVVLLHQGDEAQPGAGPDDCKVQPDGPASAIAKKVSPKVDAIFTAHSHQQYNCVIDDPAGKPRPVLQGASFGRLLSVVDLKIDPRTRDVLRDQTKAHNEVVTRDVPADPAVEKLVDEARTKAAPIANKQVGTITADLPAAGGPSGESPLGDVIADAQLEATKSNDAVVAMTNPGGIRADLGYQSSPAGEGDGVVTYGEAFTVQPFSNIMQTITLTGADLKNVLEQQWGQDGGTKILQISSSLHYTYSASAADGSRVSDLQIEGEPVDPAASYRVSVNNFLAAGGDGFTEFTKGTDLAGGPVDLDAFLDYLGAHPNIAPPPADRITATP; encoded by the coding sequence ATGAGGCTCTTCACCCGGCTCTCGGCCGCCACCGCGGCCGCGGTGGCCACCGTGGCGTTCGCGAGCGCACCCGCTTCCGCGGACCAGCCGATCGACGTCCGGCTCATCACGCTCAACGATCTGCACGGCAATCTCGAGCCGCCGTCCGGATCGAGCGGCGAGGTCACGCTGCCCGACGGCAGCATGGTGGCCGCAGGCGGTGCCGCTTACCTGGCCACGCACGTGAAGCAGCTCGAGTCGCAGGTGCGCAACTCGGTCGTGCTCTCCTCGGGCGACAACATCGGCGCGTCACCGGTGATCTCCGCGCTCTTCCACGACGAGCCGACGCTGGAGTTCCTGAACGAGCTGGGGGTGAAGGCCTCCGCGGTCGGCAACCACGAGTTCGACGAGGGCTACCAGGAGCTGCTGCGCACTCAGCTCGGCGGATGCCACCCCACCGACGGCTGCCAGTTCGAGAAGACCTACCCGGGCACGCGGTTCCCGATCCTCGGGTCCAACGTGTCCTTCACCAACGGGCTGCCCGCGCTGCTGCCGTTCACCGTGCAGTTCTCCGGCGGGGTACCGATCGGTGTCATCGGGGCCACGCTGCAGGACCTGCCCTCGGTCGTCACGCCCGATTCGATCAAGGGCCTGAAGTTCGGCGACGAGGCCGAGGCGATCGACCGCACCGCGAACCTGCTGGACCTGCTCGGCGTCAAGGCCCAGGTCGTGCTCCTGCACCAGGGCGACGAGGCCCAGCCCGGCGCCGGACCGGACGACTGCAAGGTGCAGCCGGACGGTCCCGCCTCCGCCATCGCGAAGAAGGTCAGCCCGAAGGTCGACGCGATCTTCACCGCGCACAGCCACCAGCAGTACAACTGCGTGATCGACGATCCGGCGGGCAAGCCGCGGCCGGTGCTGCAGGGCGCGTCGTTCGGCAGGCTGCTGTCGGTGGTGGACCTGAAGATAGACCCGCGCACCCGCGACGTGCTCCGGGACCAGACCAAGGCGCACAACGAGGTCGTGACCCGGGACGTGCCGGCCGATCCTGCCGTGGAGAAGCTCGTCGACGAGGCCAGGACGAAGGCCGCGCCGATCGCGAACAAGCAGGTCGGGACGATCACCGCGGACCTGCCCGCGGCGGGCGGTCCGTCCGGGGAATCCCCGCTCGGCGACGTCATCGCGGACGCCCAGCTGGAGGCGACGAAGTCGAACGACGCGGTCGTCGCGATGACCAATCCGGGCGGCATCCGGGCCGACCTCGGCTACCAGTCCTCGCCTGCCGGTGAGGGCGACGGCGTGGTGACGTACGGCGAGGCGTTCACCGTGCAGCCGTTCTCCAACATCATGCAGACGATCACGCTCACCGGCGCGGACCTGAAGAACGTGCTCGAACAGCAGTGGGGGCAGGACGGCGGAACCAAGATCCTGCAGATCTCCAGCTCGCTGCACTACACGTACTCGGCATCGGCCGCGGACGGCTCGCGCGTCTCGGACCTGCAGATCGAGGGCGAGCCGGTCGACCCGGCCGCGTCGTACCGGGTGTCGGTGAACAACTTCCTCGCCGCGGGCGGGGACGGGTTCACCGAGTTCACCAAGGGCACCGACCTGGCGGGCGGGCCGGTCGACCTGGACGCGTTCCTCGACTACCTCGGCGCGCATCCGAACATCGCCCCGCCGCCCGCGGACCGCATCACCGCCACGCCGTGA
- a CDS encoding GlsB/YeaQ/YmgE family stress response membrane protein, whose translation MTVSGIISAIVIGLILGVLGRLFAPGKQAIPIWATILVGIVAAFVGTAIARGIGYADTKGIDWLEIITQVVLAAIGVSLVAGIYGRRKVGR comes from the coding sequence ATGACTGTGTCCGGCATCATCAGCGCGATCGTGATCGGCTTGATCCTCGGCGTGCTCGGCCGGCTGTTCGCGCCCGGCAAGCAGGCCATCCCGATCTGGGCGACCATCCTGGTCGGGATCGTCGCCGCGTTCGTGGGTACCGCGATCGCGCGCGGCATCGGGTACGCCGACACCAAGGGGATCGACTGGCTCGAGATCATCACGCAGGTGGTGCTCGCCGCGATCGGCGTCAGCCTGGTCGCGGGCATCTACGGCAGGCGCAAGGTCGGCCGATAG